TTCATGAACAGAATGTCTTGCGTGTCTCTAACCCACAGAAAATCTccattcattgatatcttatatCCTTCCTCAGCCATTTGTCCTAAGCTGATGATGTTACTACAAAGTGCCGGTATGTAGTATACATCGTGAAGAATCCTCTCGTCCCCAGTCTTGCACTGTATTGCTATCGATCCCTTTCCTTTTATCTGAACCAACGAGCCATCACCAAATTTCACCTGCCCTTTTATCTCTTCATTCAATTccttaaattttgatttttgtCCGGTCATGTGATTGCTAGCTCCGTTATCTAAATACCAAAGGTTTGACACTACCTCACCAGCTCCTTTGTTAATTTTCGGACTCACCTTCTCCTCATTTATCAGCATCACATTCTTTTCTCCTTCGTCACATTCTGTCAGAAGAAGGGCTGGTTCATCGTCTGGCACTTGCACCATGTTAGCTTCTTCTCTTTGCTCCTTGTCGCGTTTTGGCTTTTTACAATCTGCAGCAAAATGGCCATACCCAAGGCAATTCCAACATCTAACCTTACTTTTATCACGATTTCCTCGGAATGTCTCCTTTCCCCTGAATCTCTGTGAGCTATCTTCACCTCTATTGGACCGTTTAATCCAGTCCTCCCTTGTAAGCAGCAATTTACTCTCCTCCTTATCCTTCTTCTCCATTCTTCCTCCGTGAGTAGCAACTGATTAGTGCCCCCACTCGCATCAGGTTGTCCACGGAGCCTTTCCTCATGCGCCTTCAACGAACCTATTACTTCCTCAATGCTCATCTTCTCCAGATCGCCAAATTGCTCGATGGCGGAAGTAATTTGCAAGAATTTATGTGGCATTGCTCTCAATACCTTTTTAACAACATACGCCTCAGCCATTTCATCACCCAGGGTTCGTATGTTTATTACTAGTCCATTTAATTTTAGGCAAAAATCGTCGAGAGATTCACCTTCCTTCATAATCATTGCTTCAAACTCTGATCTTAGAGTTTGAATTCTAGCCGTTTTCACCCGTTCTGCTCCCTGA
The window above is part of the Apium graveolens cultivar Ventura unplaced genomic scaffold, ASM990537v1 ctg8475, whole genome shotgun sequence genome. Proteins encoded here:
- the LOC141705039 gene encoding uncharacterized protein LOC141705039; translation: MLTRGNYTVWALKMKACMDAHGIWVAVSPKDPKAVVEEKKDKMALAVIYQGIPEDILLSIAEKETAKEAWEAVKVLCQGAERVKTARIQTLRSEFEAMIMKEGESLDDFCLKLNGLVINIRTLGDEMAEAYVVKKVLRAMPHKFLQITSAIEQFGDLEKMSIEEVIGSLKAHEERLRGQPDASGGTNQLLLTEEEWRRRIRRRVNCCLQGRTGLNDCKKPKRDKEQREEANMVQVPDDEPALLLTECDEGEKNVMLINEEKVSPKINKGAGEVVSNLWYLDNGASNHMTGQKSKFKELNEEIKGQVKFGDGSLVQIKGKGSIAIQCKTGDERILHDVYYIPALCSNIISLGQMAEEGYKISMNGDFLW